The Methanolinea sp. genome segment GTCTTCAAAATGGCGAAAAATGCATTCGGATTGAAGAAAATCTACAAATATACGACGCGATCTGTGAAAAAGACAGTCTGCCTGAATGTACTTTTACACGGACTCGTTATTTCTCTGGGATTTGGCGATAAGATTCAATTACAACGGTTGGCTGAGTGGTAATTTAGGGAGGGGGTTAGACATTCTTCATTCCCTCTGCGTTATCGGTAAGGTAATGTTCTACCAAGTCTTTACTAATCATTGCCCTGTATTCCTCCGTTTCTGCAATCTACTGTAGGATACAGGGTCGTTTCAATTTTACAGCTTTATAGGTACACTACCAAGAGATCCCTCATCGAGGATGTCTTCAAAACGGCGAAAAATGCATTCGGTTTGAAGAGGATTCACAAGTATACGACGCGATCTGTGAAAAAGACGGTCTGCCTGAATATACTTTTACTCGGGCTCGTTATTTCTCTGGGATTTGGCGATAAGATTCAATTACAACGGTTGGCTGAGTGGTGATTTGGAGAGGGGGTTAACACTTGTATTTGAATCTCCTCACTCTGTTAAACCTCTTGCCTCCACAATGGGGGCATTCCTCGAATGTTTTGAGAATTCCCTGATCCCTGAGATATGACTCTGCTCGCTCCTCGTCATTGGTGTATTGTATTAGTTCTACTAGGTTCATTCATCCGGCCACCTGTAGTTAGTATATAGAATGTGGCTAGTATATAGAATGTGGCCTTTATTAATGAATCACCATTAGATCAAAAAAGTGAAATTAGAATGTGCGGTCCCATAGGACTTGTTGGGATCCATCAGTAAAGGTACCCTTAATAATTAATCTTACACCTGTATTTGTTGGAGAAGTTCCGTTATAACCAGTTACAGTCGCTGCCGCTCCAACAGTCCATCCTGCTGTTGGTTTACTAATTTCTACATAAGTAGTTCCATTTGTTGAATATTCCAATTTATTTAATTGGGGGAGATCCGATCCTCCTTGGATTGTTATTATAAAATTCTGATCCCCTGACTTTACAGCTGTAATTCCCACATTCTTACTCGATCCCGTCGTCCCCGCGAGCCCGAACACGAACGCCGCGATGACCGCCGCGAGGATGACCGTGATGGCCACCATCAGGATCACGCCGATGACGGGTGATACTGCCTCTTCGTCCTTGATGAACTTCATGATTCACCTCACATCTCACATGCACGTTGCCCGTGCGCGCACGGACAAGACACTGTATTAACACAGTAGATACCGGATGTTATTTAAAAATATTCCCCCCGGAACGTGCCCCGGGAACGCACCCGCGATCTACCCCCGGACGGAGGGGGGCCGCGGTTGCCGTCCCCTTTCCCGCGCCGTTCCGGAACAGTGATGTCGCGGCCCGCCGAACAGTCAGGAGAATGGACTCGCCCCTTCGGATCCGCCTCCCCGCCCTCCTCCCCCTCGTCCTCCTCGCCGTCCCCCTCCACCTCTACGTCATCGGCGACTGGCTGGGGACCGGCGTGCAGTGGGCCCTCTTCCGGTACCAGGAGACGGCATACGGTCCCTCGCTCATCACGGTCGCCTCCGATTTCGGGTACATCGGGACGGGGCTGATTTCCGGGAAGACTGCGCTCTCGTTCCTCCTGTGGGACGCGGGGGGACTCCTGCTCTCCGGCGCGGCCCTCCTCTCCCTCCTCCCGGCATTAGGGGGGAGGCCCGCGTGGACGAGGCCCGCGGGGTTCGCGGTCGCCGCGGCGGGCGTCCTCTTCACCGCGTCCTGCATCGTCCAGTACGGGCCGCTCCTCTCCGGGCCGGCGGGGATATCCCTCCCGCTCGGCCTGCCGCTCGTCTTCTCGGTCGCGTGGCTCATGGTGAGGGGGGAGGACGAGGGGGACGAGGAGGAAGAGGGAGGAGGGGACGGCGGCGAAGGGAGCGGGCCATGACCGCCGGGAGACCCCCTGTCCCCGCCCGCGCACGGTGCAGGGGAGGGGGCCCTCTCCCGCCATCCGGGCCGCGGGCACTCACCCAAGGGACCGCTCGAACCGGATCGCGGCCTCGCTCCCCTTCATGCAGAAGTCCTTTCCCGAGAGGCCGAGCTCCCCGTAAAGGGGGCAGGAGGGGCAGGTGCAGTGCCGGTCCTCCCGGATGCACGCGTTGCTCATCCCGAGGATGCAGAAGAGGAGTTCGCCGTTTTGCCGCGCGCAGTCGTTGTAGCTTGGGCACTGCGGGCACGCGCAGGAGCCCTTCCAGCGGTCGTAGATCCCCCACCGCTCCTCCTTCCTCCGGGCCTTGAGATCGAGGAGGAGGCGGGTGAATGCATCGGGTTGCACGCGGGAGATGTGGATGGGAGGGATATTATACGGTTCGGGTCGCCGCGGGCGGTGCACTCAGTTCACGGCGCGGCGCGGTCAGATTTATCACCGGTTTCCCACAGAAACATTACCCGATGGACAGGTTCACGCGCCGCATCCTCGCGTACTCGTTCGTTTTTGCGCTCGTCATGGGCGCGGGCATCGCCGGGTTCTCCCTCCTCGAGGGATTCTCCCCGTTTGACTCCCTCTACCTCACCGTCGTGACGGTCGCGACCGTCGGGTACGGTGACCTCCACCCCGTCACCCCGGCGGGCAAGGCCCTCGCGATCGCGGTCATCGTGGGGGGCGTCGGGTGCTTCGTCGGGCTCGTCGCGAATGCCGTCGAGCACCTCGTCCAGCGGCACGACGCGGCGCGGCGGAAGCGGAAGAACCACCACCTTTCCGGGTTGTTCTTCTCCCGGGTCGGGACGACCCTCCTCTCCACGCTCTCGCGGTGCGATCCCCGCAGGGAGGACCTCGCCGGGATCCTCTCCGATCCCAAAAGCTTCGATCCTTCGAACCTGCGCGGGGTCCTCTCGGGCATCGGGGCGCGGGAGTTCGCGCTCGACGCGCGGGCGTGCGACCTTTCCGCCCTCCGGGACTTCCTCGCCGGGAACCTCGACTTCCTCTCCCTCCTCTCGCAGAACCCGGACCTCGACGAGCACGCGCAGTTCCCCGAGCTCCTCCTTTCACTCATCCACCTCTGGCAGGAACTCTCGCTCCGCGGGGACCTCCGCGGCCTCCCGGACGCTGACTACGCCCACCTCTCCGGGGACCTCGCGCGGGTCTACAGGCTGCTCGTCCTCGAGTGGGCCGTGCATGTCGGGTTCCTGAAGGGGGCGTACCCCTACCTGTACTCGCTCGCGCTCCGGGCAAACCCCTTCGACGCCGCCGCGTCCGTTGTCGTCAGGGAGTAGCGCGGGGGAGGGCCGGCAATCACCCCCTTTCCCCTCTCGGGGGGAGTACCCCGGTGCGAAGGGAGATACGGGATGCCCGCCAACACGTGGGGTAGGAAAGACTCCATGAAGACACTCTCTTTTGCCGACCTTGCCCTGCCCGACCCGATCGCCCGCGCCGTCCGCGACCTCGGTTTCGAGGAGCCGACGCCCATCCAGGCCCTCGCCATCCCGGCCATCAGGGAGGGGCGCGACGTCGTGGGCCAGGCGCACACGGGGACCGGGAAGACCGCGGCGTTCGGGATCCCCCTCCTCGAGGGGATCGACCCGTCCCGCCCCGTTGTCCAGGCGCTCGTCCTCTGCCCGACGCGCGAGCTCGCAATCCAGGTCTCCGAGGAACTCCAGAAGCTCTCGAAGTACATGGGCGGGGTCTCGGTCCTCCCGGTGTACGGCGGCCAGCCCATCGAGAGGCAGGTCCCCGCGCTGCGCAGGGGCGTCCACGTCGCGATCGCGACGCCCGGGCGGCTCCTCGACCACCTCTCCCGCCGCACGGTCGACCTCTCGGCCACGAGGATGGTCGTCCTCGACGAGGCGGACGAGATGCTCGACATGGGGTTTGCAGAGGACATCGCGAGGATCTTCTCCCGCCTCCCGAAAGAGAGGCAGAACGTCCTCTTCTCCGCGACGATGTCCGACGAGATCCTCGCGCTCTCGCGGGAGTTCCTGAGAGACCCCCTGGTGGTCAGGGTCGTCCACGGCGAGCTCTCCGTCCCGGGGATCGAGCAGCGGTACTTCGAGGTCCGCGAGTCCGAGAAGGTCGACGTCCTCTCCCGCCTCCTCGACTACTACGACCCCGACCTCGCCCTCGTCTTCTGCAACACCAAGCGGCGCGTGGAGGATGTCGCGTCACGCCTGCAGGCCCGGGGGTACTTGACCGAGGCGCTCCACGGCGACATGGACCAGAAGGAGCGCGAGCGCGTGATGGCCCGGTTCCGTGCCGGCGCGACCGGGATCCTCGTCGCGACCGACGTCGCCGCGCGGGGGATAGACGTTGAGAACATCGGGATCGTCTTCAACTACGACGTCCCCCAGGACCCCGAGTACTACGTCCACAGGGTCGGGCGGACGGGCAGGGCGGGGAGGGAGGGCAAGGCCTTCACCTTCGTCTCGGGCAAGGAGATGTGGAAGCTGCGCGAGATCCAGAAGTACGCGAGGATACGCATCGCCCGGCACGCCGTCCCGAAGGACGCCGACCTCGAGGAGCGCCGGTTCCTCCAGCTCACCGGGAAGGTGCGGGAGGCAATCGCGCGCGGGGGGCTTGAGCCGTTCGTCGCGCGGGTCGAGCAGATGATGGGCGAAGACCACACGTCGCTCGAGGTCGCGGCGGCCCTCCTCTCGATGCAGTGCAGGGGGACCGGGAGCACGGGGGGGCAGGGGGGCAGGGAGAGGTGAGGGGGGGGAGAATCCTCCCCTCCTTTTGGTGCGATTCGGCAATCCGGACCGGCAATCATTAAATTCTCCCGTCGCCAACCAGTTTTTGGGAAACAGAAGGGCACAATGGATTTCCCCCTGTCTCGCGGCCATGATCTCGGTTCTCCTCGTGCACGACAACTCTGACCTCATCGAGAGCACGCGGGCGTTCCTCGAGCGAAGGGGGGACGTCAGGGTCGACGTGGTCCACTCCGGAAAGCAGGCGCTCGAGAGGGCGAGGAGCCGGAAGTACGACGTGATCGTCTCGTACCACCGCATCCCGGACGTCGACGGAATCGAGTTCGTCGCCGACATGACCGGGATCGAGCTCCACAGGGAACTCCGGGCCCACAACGTCTCTGTCCCCTTCATCCTGTACGCCCGGG includes the following:
- a CDS encoding DUF2769 domain-containing protein, with protein sequence MQPDAFTRLLLDLKARRKEERWGIYDRWKGSCACPQCPSYNDCARQNGELLFCILGMSNACIREDRHCTCPSCPLYGELGLSGKDFCMKGSEAAIRFERSLG
- a CDS encoding DEAD/DEAH box helicase; amino-acid sequence: MKTLSFADLALPDPIARAVRDLGFEEPTPIQALAIPAIREGRDVVGQAHTGTGKTAAFGIPLLEGIDPSRPVVQALVLCPTRELAIQVSEELQKLSKYMGGVSVLPVYGGQPIERQVPALRRGVHVAIATPGRLLDHLSRRTVDLSATRMVVLDEADEMLDMGFAEDIARIFSRLPKERQNVLFSATMSDEILALSREFLRDPLVVRVVHGELSVPGIEQRYFEVRESEKVDVLSRLLDYYDPDLALVFCNTKRRVEDVASRLQARGYLTEALHGDMDQKERERVMARFRAGATGILVATDVAARGIDVENIGIVFNYDVPQDPEYYVHRVGRTGRAGREGKAFTFVSGKEMWKLREIQKYARIRIARHAVPKDADLEERRFLQLTGKVREAIARGGLEPFVARVEQMMGEDHTSLEVAAALLSMQCRGTGSTGGQGGRER
- a CDS encoding type IV pilin N-terminal domain-containing protein, translated to MKFIKDEEAVSPVIGVILMVAITVILAAVIAAFVFGLAGTTGSSKNVGITAVKSGDQNFIITIQGGSDLPQLNKLEYSTNGTTYVEISKPTAGWTVGAAATVTGYNGTSPTNTGVRLIIKGTFTDGSQQVLWDRTF
- a CDS encoding transposase; translated protein: MPCIPPFLQSTVGYRVVSILQLYRYTTKRSLIEDVFKTAKNAFGLKRIHKYTTRSVKKTVCLNILLLGLVISLGFGDKIQLQRLAEW
- a CDS encoding potassium channel family protein, translated to MDRFTRRILAYSFVFALVMGAGIAGFSLLEGFSPFDSLYLTVVTVATVGYGDLHPVTPAGKALAIAVIVGGVGCFVGLVANAVEHLVQRHDAARRKRKNHHLSGLFFSRVGTTLLSTLSRCDPRREDLAGILSDPKSFDPSNLRGVLSGIGAREFALDARACDLSALRDFLAGNLDFLSLLSQNPDLDEHAQFPELLLSLIHLWQELSLRGDLRGLPDADYAHLSGDLARVYRLLVLEWAVHVGFLKGAYPYLYSLALRANPFDAAASVVVRE